The proteins below are encoded in one region of Apium graveolens cultivar Ventura chromosome 4, ASM990537v1, whole genome shotgun sequence:
- the LOC141718085 gene encoding xyloglucan glycosyltransferase 4-like: protein MAPSSVVVKIVNPTNFSLVEMNDTKDKQKAASTKQLSWVLLLKAQRLFSWLSMAAPAIFYSFKKRVTLSDVGEEESKYRGRLYSFIRIFLAISVVALVIEMVAYYKKWDLKITHQWEVEGIVQWSYKAWLSFRVDYVAPAIMNLSKFCIVLFMIQSVDRFALGIWCFWIKWNKLKPEINGEAYDDEDSLSFPMVLVQIPMCNEKEVFATSISAACQLDWPKERLLIQVLDDSDDELVQLLIQDEVASWREKGINIVYRHRFIRTGYKAGNLKSAMSCDYVKDYEFVAIFDADFQPYPDYLKLTVPHFHRNSDIALVQARWSFVNKEENLLTRLQNINLCFHFEVEQQVNGFFLNFFGFNGTAGVWRIKALEDSGGWLERTTVEDMDIAVRAHLNGWKFIYLNDVTVPCELPESYEAYKKQQYRWHSGPMQLFRLCLPAILSSKISKWKKANLIFLFFLLRKLILPFYSFTLFCIILPLTMFVPEAELPIWVICYVPISMSILNILPAPKSFPFLIPYLLFENTMSVTKFNAMISGLFQLGSSYEWIVTKKTGRSSESDLFSLAERETKTLNNEKILRGLSESGLDMLGKLKEQEAPVSKKKNKLYRKELALAFLLLTAAARSLLSAHGIHFYYLLFQGLAFLVVGLDLIGEQVN from the exons ATGGCACCCAGTTCAGTTGTGGTGAAGATTGTAAATCCTACTAACTTTTCTTTAGTAGAGATGAATGATACAAAAGATAAACAAAAAGCTGCAAGTACTAAACAGTTATCATGGGTTCTTCTTCTCAAAGCTCAAAGATTGTTTTCATGGCTGTCAATGGCTGCTCCTGCCATCTTTTATTCATTCAAGAAAAGGGTAACTTTATCTGATGTTGGGGAAGAAGAGTCTAAATATAGAGGAAGATTGTATAGCTTtataagaatttttcttgcaATTTCAGTGGTAGCTTTGGTTATAGAAATGGTTGCTTATTATAAGAAATGGGATTTAAAGATTACTCATCAATGGGAGGTTGAGGGGATTGTGCAGTGGTCTTATAAGGCTTGGCTTTCTTTTAGAGTTGATTATGTAGCACCTGCAATTATGAACCTTTCTAAATTCTGCATTGTTCTGTTCATGATTCAATCAGTGGATAGGTTTGCTCTTGGGATTTGGTGTTTTTGGATTAAGTGGAACAAGTTGAAGCCAGAAATTAACGGAGAAGCATATGATGATGAAGATTCTTTAAGTTTCCCAATGGTTCTTGTTCAGATTCCCATGTGCAATGAGAAAGAG GTTTTCGCAACATCCATATCTGCTGCTTGTCAGCTGGATTGGCCAAAAGAACGATTGTTGATTCAGGTTCTTGATGATTCTGACGATGAGCTTGTACAACTACTAATACAAGACGAGGTTGCTTCATGGAGAGAAAAAGGGATCAACATAGTATACAGACACCGGTTCATCCGAACTGGTTACAAGGCTGGAAATTTAAAGTCTGCGATGTCTTGTGACTATGTCAAAGACTACGAATTTGTGGCTATATTTGATGCAGACTTTCAGCCCTACCCTGATTATCTAAAGCTTACTGTACCTCACTTTCAT CGAAACTCGGATATAGCCCTTGTTCAGGCTCGCTGGTCGTTTGTTAACAAAGAAGAGAATTTGCTCACTAGACTCCAAAACATTAATCTATGCTTTCATTTTGAGGTTGAACAACAAGTGAATGGTTTTTTCCTAAATTTCTTTGGATTTAATGGAACTGCTGGTGTTTGGAGGATTAAGGCCTTAGAAGACTCAGGAGGCTGGCTTGAGAGGACAACCGTAGAGGATATGGATATTGCAGTTCGAGCACACTTAAATGGTTGGAAATTTATCTACCTTAACGATGTCACAGTACCATGTGAACTACCAGAGTCTTATGAAGCATATAAGAAGCAACAGTACCGTTGGCACTCTGGTCCAATGCAACTCTTTAGACTATGTCTTCCTGCAATCTTAAGTTCCAAG ATATCGAAATGGAAGAAGGCTAACTTGATATTTCTATTTTTCCTTCTGAGGAAGCTGATTCTTCCCTTTTACTCATTTACTCTATTTTGTATCATCCTACCATTAACCATGTTTGTACCTGAGGCAGAATTACCCATTTGGGTTATCTGTTACGTCCCTATCTCCATGTCCATTTTAAACATCCTACCTGCACCAAAGTCTTTCCCATTCTTGATCCCATACCTGCTTTTCGAAAACACAATGTCTGTGACAAAGTTCAATGCGATGATATCAGGGCTATTTCAGCTCGGAAGCTCTTATGAGTGGATTGTTACAAAGAAAACAGGGAGATCATCTGAATCAGACTTATTTTCTCTTGCTGAGCGCGAAACAAAGACTTTAAACAATGAAAAGATTCTAAGGGGATTATCTGAATCTGGTCTTGATATGTTGGGTAAGCTAAAGGAACAAGAGGCCCCAGTATCAAAAAAGAAGAACAAGTTGTATAGAAAGGAACTTGCACTTGCCTTTTTACTACTCACTGCTGCTGCAAGAAGCCTGTTATCTGCTCATGGAATTCATTTCTACTATTTGCTTTTCCAAGGTTTGGCTTTTCTTGTCGTTGGACTGGACTTGATCGGAGAGCAGGTTAACTAA